A genomic stretch from Petrimonas mucosa includes:
- a CDS encoding SusC/RagA family TonB-linked outer membrane protein yields the protein MVICKTNKVFRLCSFFTGTDTLFGTVSASTTNGTNPLILIDGVPRDNIRTLDINEVESISVLKDASATAVFGVRGANGVLIITTKRGSEGKPELSVNVTQSYSKLTREPDMPGSVEYMNLRNEAMANDGLEPAFTPDIIAKFENPLAGLDPNDPDYESKAAIRKWMYPNNNWYRMLIKRWSPQTTVNANMSGGTDKISYFMNVGYLHQGGNMNTLSKDILKYDPSFKLDRYSFRSNIDYKVTKWMKAYLNLGSYIEKVNMPNPGVMYGGDRNWLVRDMLYQAQTILPISPGPSTIEGFGVPANLPLDPTYLNVGHYADRSPVMIMNWYGYNLDTRSNLNSSFGLDFDLGGITKGLALKGMISYDAYGNNMTRGNMFQTDYQAFVDPKTDELTFSVHELKQDNFYMSYAEGSRYNVNLQGQLLYNRTFGDHTVGGMLRTERDYWDSGGSEIPFNVLGFSGRATYDYASRYFAEVNFGYNGSEQFSPEKRFGFFPSAAVGWAVSNESFLQDNPTLTFLKLRASYGKVGNDKMGGARFLYLDDITMGDGFSGSLAAGKGVNEGLLGNKMLTWETADKYNFGIDFSIMKDITGQFELFREDRSDILLSRQSIPAWQGTPLSNIPKVNMGEITNKGYEIELGYNKQINNDLFINVKGQLSYNRNKRIVMDEVPRDETYAYRYRSTGYPIGQSWGYLIDWDQDGGYWTEETLANPDRVTYDFGTPGPGDFVYKDLNGDGVVNDKDQAPIGVGNIPQYSYGASFSAQWKGFDAYIFFQGLAKFNSTYAQQGTYEYIIRGTYFPYHKTAWTQERWENGEKITYPALHTGESTNHKANSFFVFDRDLFRLKNFEIGYTLPKNSLKKLGVTNLRLFLNGQNVLTWSPKFRPAHLDPENDDSIGYPQTSVFSFGTNIKF from the coding sequence ATGGTTATTTGCAAAACTAATAAAGTTTTTAGACTATGTTCTTTTTTTACAGGTACAGACACACTTTTTGGAACAGTATCGGCAAGTACCACAAACGGCACCAACCCGTTGATTCTGATTGACGGAGTTCCCCGCGACAATATCCGTACACTTGACATCAATGAGGTAGAATCTATCTCGGTATTGAAGGATGCATCTGCTACAGCCGTATTTGGAGTCCGTGGTGCCAATGGTGTCCTGATCATTACTACCAAACGTGGATCGGAAGGGAAACCGGAACTTTCGGTAAATGTCACACAAAGTTATTCGAAACTTACCCGTGAACCTGATATGCCAGGATCTGTAGAGTATATGAACCTTCGTAATGAGGCGATGGCGAACGACGGATTGGAACCGGCTTTCACCCCCGACATCATTGCCAAGTTCGAAAATCCGTTGGCAGGACTCGATCCGAATGATCCCGACTATGAATCGAAAGCTGCTATCAGAAAATGGATGTATCCGAATAACAACTGGTACCGGATGCTGATCAAGCGTTGGTCACCGCAAACCACCGTCAATGCCAACATGAGCGGTGGAACGGATAAGATCTCCTACTTCATGAATGTGGGCTACCTCCACCAGGGCGGAAACATGAACACCCTCTCCAAGGATATCCTGAAGTATGATCCCTCCTTTAAGCTGGATCGCTACAGTTTCCGCTCCAACATAGACTACAAGGTGACCAAATGGATGAAAGCCTACCTTAACCTGGGTAGCTATATCGAAAAGGTAAATATGCCCAACCCGGGTGTAATGTATGGAGGTGACCGCAACTGGCTGGTACGCGACATGCTATACCAGGCACAGACCATCCTTCCCATCTCGCCGGGTCCGTCTACAATTGAGGGATTCGGCGTTCCAGCCAACCTCCCGCTCGACCCGACCTATCTGAATGTGGGACACTATGCCGACCGCTCGCCGGTGATGATCATGAACTGGTATGGTTACAACCTCGATACCCGTTCGAACCTCAACTCCTCTTTTGGTCTGGATTTCGACTTGGGAGGTATTACCAAGGGCCTCGCATTGAAAGGTATGATCTCCTACGACGCCTATGGCAACAACATGACCCGTGGAAACATGTTTCAAACCGACTACCAAGCTTTTGTTGACCCGAAAACGGATGAACTCACCTTCTCGGTTCACGAGTTGAAACAGGATAACTTCTACATGTCTTATGCCGAAGGATCACGATACAATGTCAACCTGCAGGGACAACTTCTCTACAACCGCACCTTTGGAGATCACACCGTTGGCGGTATGTTGAGAACAGAACGTGATTACTGGGATTCGGGCGGCAGCGAGATCCCCTTCAACGTGTTGGGTTTCTCCGGACGCGCTACTTACGACTATGCATCCCGCTATTTTGCCGAGGTCAACTTCGGTTATAACGGTTCCGAGCAGTTCTCACCGGAAAAACGTTTCGGGTTCTTCCCATCGGCTGCAGTCGGCTGGGCTGTTTCAAACGAATCCTTCCTTCAGGACAACCCGACCCTCACCTTCCTGAAGCTTCGTGCCTCCTACGGAAAGGTAGGTAATGACAAGATGGGTGGAGCGCGCTTCCTATACCTGGATGATATTACCATGGGAGACGGTTTCTCTGGAAGCCTTGCAGCCGGCAAGGGTGTAAACGAGGGGTTACTGGGTAACAAGATGCTGACCTGGGAAACGGCCGACAAGTATAACTTTGGTATCGACTTCTCCATCATGAAAGATATTACCGGTCAATTCGAACTCTTCCGTGAAGATCGTTCGGATATCCTTCTTTCCAGACAAAGTATCCCCGCATGGCAGGGAACACCGCTCAGCAATATTCCCAAGGTGAATATGGGCGAGATAACCAACAAAGGATATGAAATCGAGTTAGGATATAACAAACAGATCAACAACGACCTCTTCATCAATGTAAAGGGGCAACTCTCCTACAACCGGAACAAACGGATTGTGATGGACGAAGTTCCTCGTGACGAAACCTATGCGTACAGATACAGGTCAACTGGCTACCCGATCGGACAGAGCTGGGGTTACCTGATCGACTGGGATCAGGATGGCGGATACTGGACTGAAGAGACGTTGGCCAACCCCGACAGGGTAACTTACGACTTCGGAACCCCGGGGCCTGGGGACTTTGTTTACAAGGATCTCAACGGTGACGGCGTAGTCAATGATAAGGACCAGGCTCCCATCGGTGTGGGAAATATTCCGCAATACAGCTACGGTGCCTCCTTCTCGGCACAGTGGAAAGGATTTGACGCCTACATCTTCTTCCAGGGTCTGGCGAAGTTCAACTCTACCTACGCACAGCAGGGTACATATGAATATATCATCAGAGGAACCTACTTCCCCTACCATAAAACTGCATGGACACAAGAACGGTGGGAAAATGGCGAGAAAATCACCTATCCGGCACTTCACACAGGTGAATCGACCAACCACAAGGCTAACTCATTCTTTGTGTTTGACCGCGACCTCTTCCGCTTGAAGAACTTCGAGATCGGGTATACCTTGCCGAAAAACTCGCTCAAGAAACTTGGAGTTACCAATCTCAGGCTGTTCCTGAATGGACAGAATGTACTGACATGGTCTCCCAAATTCAGACCAGCTCACCTGGATCCTGAAAATGATGACTCGATCGGTTATCCGCAAACAAGCGTTTTCAGCTTCGGTACGAATATCAAGTTTTAA
- a CDS encoding RagB/SusD family nutrient uptake outer membrane protein, with translation MKKEYIKLIFTALILLCIQSCADLDLPSDGRLTLKDMFSSYQRTKNYYNSCKAYFPQVGFMYQEQRTPLASFSDEAHDASDGVSGAVFDWYNNRTSSSNNPVAGSYSWAHYFQGIRKCNTFLASINDPELATAVIDEDEKNGWIGEILVLRAFYYLQLIKRYGGVPIIDTPYEVTHDFSQDRRASFEECVDFIMADCDAALAIPESEKSDIGFRWYINDNERGVITRAFAYAVKSQAALYAASPLWKTGESKYDWQKATEITKEALDQCLAHGFELFNTKPAEDIAQNAYAYYFILRSDPSRSVDKETIFESTSSRTNVWKYAGTPITEGAEKAGAGPSQELVDAYGMQATGEMAILGYNDQDHLQPIINTASGYDPSNPYEGRDPRFYASIYYNNSPRSLSTGNIEKDLYPMSLNEGVKNNVTVTRQGDEITLTTTGSDPWIHGNPIGRKLSNAEKRVVSFEYKSSQTVSSVEFFFCVAGGPQGGVSTGENIRIEASSEWKRFEYDLSDAIARWGFGVNANGGAQPENHFLRFDLTGGAGYEITIRNLRIEAFTPPPAPVPVETFVGGNCGISDDITETRYTRTGYYLRKFNNYKSNVNVDGDGFMKVFRLAELYLNFAEAASNAVGHETAVAGTTPGAAPLSAREAVNIVRARAEMPPLPTGLTPEEFQVRYRNERQVELAFEEHRFFDVRRWKILNETDKFVTGMRIVKENDKFIYNRFKLQERGTNADKYLILPISLSEASKMESFTGVNWQNPGW, from the coding sequence ATGAAGAAAGAATATATCAAGTTAATATTTACCGCATTAATCTTACTCTGCATACAGTCGTGCGCCGACCTGGACCTGCCATCCGATGGAAGGTTGACACTCAAGGACATGTTCAGCAGCTATCAGAGAACAAAGAACTATTACAACTCCTGCAAGGCATATTTTCCCCAGGTAGGATTCATGTATCAGGAGCAACGCACACCATTGGCCTCCTTCAGCGATGAAGCACACGATGCCAGTGATGGTGTAAGCGGTGCAGTTTTCGACTGGTACAACAACCGCACCTCCTCTTCAAACAATCCTGTTGCCGGAAGCTACTCCTGGGCACACTATTTTCAAGGTATCAGGAAATGCAATACATTCCTGGCCAGCATCAATGACCCGGAACTGGCAACAGCAGTCATCGACGAGGATGAAAAGAATGGATGGATCGGCGAGATACTTGTTTTGCGCGCATTCTACTACCTGCAATTGATCAAGCGCTACGGCGGCGTACCCATCATCGATACGCCTTATGAGGTCACTCACGACTTCTCGCAAGACAGAAGGGCCTCTTTCGAGGAGTGTGTCGACTTTATCATGGCAGATTGTGATGCAGCTCTGGCAATCCCCGAGAGTGAAAAGTCGGACATCGGGTTCAGGTGGTACATCAATGACAATGAACGGGGTGTGATTACCCGGGCTTTTGCATATGCCGTCAAATCGCAGGCTGCACTCTATGCAGCGAGCCCCTTGTGGAAAACGGGCGAGAGCAAATATGACTGGCAAAAGGCTACTGAAATTACCAAAGAGGCATTGGATCAATGTCTGGCACATGGATTTGAACTGTTTAACACCAAACCTGCTGAAGATATTGCACAAAATGCATATGCCTATTACTTTATTCTCCGTTCAGATCCGAGCCGCTCGGTCGACAAGGAGACAATCTTTGAAAGTACCAGCAGCCGTACCAACGTATGGAAATATGCCGGAACGCCCATCACCGAAGGGGCAGAGAAAGCCGGAGCCGGTCCCTCCCAGGAACTGGTTGACGCCTACGGCATGCAAGCTACGGGTGAAATGGCGATTTTAGGCTATAACGATCAGGATCACCTGCAGCCCATCATCAATACAGCTTCCGGATATGACCCCTCCAATCCTTATGAAGGGAGAGATCCCCGCTTCTATGCATCCATCTACTACAATAATTCCCCACGGTCTCTCTCTACAGGGAATATCGAAAAGGATCTCTACCCGATGAGCCTGAACGAAGGTGTAAAGAACAACGTGACTGTAACCCGTCAGGGAGATGAGATCACCCTGACAACTACCGGCAGCGACCCTTGGATACATGGTAATCCAATAGGAAGAAAACTCTCGAATGCAGAAAAAAGGGTAGTTAGCTTTGAATATAAGAGTAGCCAGACTGTCTCCAGTGTCGAATTCTTCTTTTGCGTGGCTGGCGGTCCGCAGGGAGGTGTTTCAACAGGTGAGAATATCCGCATTGAAGCATCCTCCGAATGGAAACGTTTCGAATATGACTTGAGTGATGCCATTGCAAGATGGGGATTCGGGGTCAACGCAAACGGAGGAGCACAACCTGAAAATCACTTCTTGCGGTTCGATCTTACCGGAGGGGCAGGTTACGAGATCACTATCCGGAACCTCCGTATTGAAGCATTTACCCCTCCACCTGCTCCCGTTCCAGTGGAGACCTTCGTTGGTGGTAACTGTGGAATATCCGATGATATAACCGAGACACGCTATACCCGTACAGGATACTATCTCAGAAAGTTCAACAACTACAAATCCAATGTCAATGTAGATGGTGACGGTTTCATGAAGGTGTTCAGGCTGGCCGAACTCTATCTCAATTTCGCCGAGGCAGCCTCCAATGCAGTGGGTCACGAAACGGCCGTAGCCGGAACAACTCCCGGCGCAGCACCTCTTTCAGCAAGAGAGGCTGTAAATATTGTAAGAGCTCGCGCCGAGATGCCTCCCCTTCCAACCGGACTAACTCCAGAGGAGTTCCAGGTACGTTACCGCAACGAACGACAGGTGGAACTTGCCTTCGAGGAGCATCGCTTCTTTGACGTGAGAAGATGGAAGATCCTGAACGAAACCGATAAATTTGTCACCGGTATGAGAATAGTCAAGGAGAACGACAAATTTATCTACAACAGATTCAAGTTGCAGGAAAGGGGAACCAATGCCGACAAGTACCTGATTCTCCCGATCAGCCTGTCGGAAGCATCCAAGATGGAATCATTTACTGGCGTAAACTGGCAGAATCCGGGCTGGTAA
- a CDS encoding RagB/SusD family nutrient uptake outer membrane protein — protein MMKNNKIIKIGGMALLLSLFLFSCSDVLDQAPDGKISLADVFNDDEKTAAYLNSCYLYIPAEGHTYFFWMRGPVDWSDEAWDTDAEAESWITSGLLYNGNVSAASHFNTSWAENGNGNYWVRMWTGIRKCTVFLDNIETAKVKDENNRSRWKAEAHLLRAYYYMFLLKFFGCPLPIERTAYSYTDDFSTTERSSYYDVVKFIIEDCDAALASPHLPWRITSNAEGYRFTKAVAEAIKSRMSLYAASPLYNDGQNHWEEAYQISKNALENLKKNGYELYDKVNFPSWKDNPDVHLPNDAAKLFNEYFCNNMGFETNPTDKETIYQTSAGQDWINTEGIGAVMGYKSGSCPSQEIVDCFETVDGQPILDLAKPYVDEVTHLQPNYNPANTLYDPQDPYANRDPRFYASIYYNGSKRTCFWIFDETSESVENYPANKGYRTRIIATWAGEPQTGRHPTTRKATRTGYFLRKFLHPNSGQEVVTAAHAKAKVMRLGEIYLNLAEAAAEANHLEEAYEAVNTIRRRVDMPPLPAGLSKEQLVLRIRNERRVELAFEAHRYFDVRRWHKPDETLETTDRWITAAYVTRNLDGSYTYNRGPVSKERLCYQNKFLKFPIPLNDVNIMLALTGENWQNPGW, from the coding sequence ATGATGAAGAATAACAAGATAATCAAAATCGGAGGTATGGCGCTTCTGCTATCGCTATTTCTCTTTTCATGCAGTGATGTGCTGGATCAGGCCCCCGATGGAAAAATATCGCTTGCCGATGTTTTTAATGATGATGAAAAGACAGCAGCATACCTTAACAGCTGTTACCTTTACATCCCTGCAGAGGGACATACCTACTTCTTCTGGATGCGCGGACCTGTAGACTGGAGTGACGAAGCGTGGGATACCGACGCCGAAGCCGAGTCGTGGATCACATCGGGTCTGCTCTATAATGGAAACGTATCGGCTGCGTCGCACTTCAATACCAGTTGGGCCGAAAACGGAAACGGCAACTACTGGGTGCGGATGTGGACAGGCATACGGAAATGTACTGTCTTCCTCGACAATATCGAGACCGCGAAAGTTAAGGACGAGAATAACCGTTCGAGATGGAAAGCGGAGGCTCACCTGTTACGGGCCTATTACTACATGTTCCTGCTCAAATTCTTCGGATGCCCGCTCCCGATTGAACGGACTGCATACTCCTACACCGATGATTTCTCCACCACTGAACGCAGCTCATACTACGATGTGGTGAAATTCATCATCGAAGACTGCGATGCGGCTCTTGCTAGCCCCCATCTCCCTTGGCGAATCACCTCTAATGCCGAAGGATACCGGTTTACAAAAGCTGTTGCTGAAGCAATCAAATCGAGAATGTCACTCTATGCGGCCAGCCCGCTTTACAACGATGGCCAGAACCATTGGGAAGAAGCTTACCAGATCAGCAAAAACGCACTGGAGAATTTAAAAAAGAACGGTTACGAACTGTACGACAAGGTCAACTTCCCATCGTGGAAAGACAACCCGGATGTTCATCTGCCCAACGATGCAGCCAAGCTGTTCAATGAATATTTCTGCAACAACATGGGCTTTGAAACCAATCCGACCGACAAAGAGACCATCTATCAGACCAGTGCCGGCCAGGACTGGATCAACACCGAGGGTATCGGTGCCGTAATGGGCTACAAATCGGGATCGTGCCCCTCACAGGAGATTGTGGACTGCTTTGAGACCGTTGACGGCCAGCCTATCCTTGATCTTGCCAAACCGTATGTAGATGAGGTGACACACCTGCAACCCAACTACAACCCGGCAAATACGCTGTATGATCCGCAGGATCCATATGCAAACAGGGATCCCCGCTTCTATGCATCGATCTATTATAACGGATCGAAACGGACCTGCTTCTGGATTTTCGATGAGACGTCAGAAAGCGTGGAGAATTACCCGGCTAATAAGGGATATCGCACCCGTATCATTGCCACCTGGGCAGGCGAACCCCAGACCGGCAGACATCCGACCACACGTAAAGCTACCCGTACGGGCTACTTCCTCCGCAAATTCCTGCATCCCAATTCAGGACAGGAAGTGGTTACTGCCGCACACGCCAAGGCCAAAGTGATGCGCCTGGGTGAGATCTACCTCAATCTGGCAGAAGCCGCTGCAGAGGCCAACCACCTGGAAGAGGCCTACGAAGCTGTAAATACAATCCGCCGCAGGGTTGACATGCCACCGCTTCCCGCCGGTCTTTCGAAAGAGCAACTGGTTCTCCGTATCCGCAACGAACGCAGGGTGGAGCTGGCTTTCGAGGCACACCGCTATTTTGATGTACGCCGCTGGCACAAGCCGGACGAGACACTCGAAACGACAGACCGCTGGATTACTGCAGCTTATGTGACCCGTAACTTGGATGGCTCTTATACCTACAATCGGGGCCCCGTCTCGAAGGAGCGCTTATGCTATCAAAATAAGTTTTTAAAATTCCCGATTCCGCTGAATGATGTCAATATCATGCTGGCACTCACCGGTGAAAACTGGCAAAATCCGGGTTGGTAA
- a CDS encoding IS4 family transposase, with product MNKGKFVYAQIVEFLPQRVFDTIVLKYDGNRYVKHFTCWNQLLVMVFGQLTNRDSLRDLIVAIEAHSRKSYHLGFGKSVTRSNLSKANENRDYRIFEEFAYYLIGVARQKLENNDFEIKGKVYAFDSTTVDLCLSVFWWAKFRKNKGGVKIHTLLDITTQIPVFVHITTASVNDMNAMDVIPYEVGAYYIFDRGYVDYTRLYRITKLESSFVVRAKKNLKFEVKSHNPVDETTGVMTDQTGFLKGFYTSKDYPESLRRVAFYDRDKNTTLIFLTNNFELTADQVAMLYKNRWQIELFFKWIKQHLKIKSFWGTSRNAVRIQIYSAIIAYCLVAIVGHDLQIKRTTYEILQILGISLLDRTPVNELFTNIDINDVKDRNDNQLTLNLF from the coding sequence ATGAACAAAGGCAAATTCGTATATGCTCAGATTGTAGAATTCTTACCTCAGCGAGTTTTTGACACCATTGTCTTAAAGTATGATGGTAACAGATATGTAAAACATTTTACATGTTGGAATCAACTTCTTGTAATGGTGTTCGGGCAACTTACCAACCGTGACAGTTTACGTGATTTGATTGTGGCAATTGAAGCCCACAGCAGAAAAAGTTACCATCTCGGTTTTGGAAAAAGTGTTACCCGTAGTAATCTTTCAAAAGCAAATGAAAATCGCGATTATAGGATCTTTGAAGAATTTGCTTATTATCTCATCGGAGTTGCCAGACAAAAGCTGGAAAACAATGATTTTGAGATAAAAGGTAAAGTCTATGCTTTCGATTCCACAACCGTCGATTTATGCTTGTCAGTATTCTGGTGGGCTAAGTTTCGCAAGAATAAGGGTGGAGTAAAAATCCACACTCTTCTGGATATAACCACACAAATACCGGTTTTTGTGCATATTACAACTGCTTCGGTTAATGACATGAATGCAATGGATGTAATTCCATATGAGGTGGGTGCCTATTATATCTTCGACAGAGGATATGTTGATTACACCCGTCTTTATAGGATTACAAAACTGGAATCTTCATTTGTAGTCAGAGCCAAAAAGAACCTGAAGTTTGAAGTTAAGTCTCATAATCCGGTAGATGAAACTACAGGTGTCATGACCGATCAGACAGGTTTCTTGAAAGGATTCTACACATCTAAAGATTATCCTGAAAGCCTCAGGAGAGTTGCATTTTATGACAGGGATAAGAACACGACGCTCATATTCCTTACAAATAATTTTGAACTCACAGCCGATCAGGTTGCAATGCTTTATAAGAACCGTTGGCAAATAGAACTGTTCTTCAAATGGATCAAACAGCATCTAAAGATCAAATCTTTTTGGGGAACTTCCCGGAATGCGGTTAGAATCCAAATATACAGCGCAATTATCGCATATTGTTTGGTTGCGATTGTAGGACACGATTTACAAATCAAGCGAACAACTTACGAGATTTTGCAAATTTTAGGAATCTCTCTTTTAGATAGAACTCCTGTAAATGAACTATTTACCAATATAGATATCAATGATGTCAAAGATCGAAATGATAATCAACTGACGCTCAATTTATTTTAA
- a CDS encoding carboxypeptidase-like regulatory domain-containing protein, which yields MKKTIPVNIGRRLMFFFLCLYSFGIFAQNVDVTGYVTDAKNEPLIGVTLKVIGESEKGTVTDFDGKFILTNVPSNAKIEVSYVGMQKQVIELKGRKTINIVMSEDTELLDEVVVVAYGVQKKVSVTGAISTVSTKDLRVSTSPSLANALAGRIAGLTSMQRVGGQPGVDDATMYLRGASR from the coding sequence ATGAAAAAGACAATTCCAGTAAATATTGGGAGAAGGCTCATGTTCTTTTTTTTGTGTTTGTATTCTTTCGGAATATTCGCACAGAACGTCGATGTTACAGGTTATGTAACCGATGCAAAGAATGAGCCTCTCATCGGGGTAACCTTGAAAGTTATCGGCGAAAGCGAGAAAGGAACGGTAACTGATTTCGACGGGAAATTTATCCTTACGAATGTTCCGTCAAACGCAAAGATCGAAGTATCTTATGTAGGCATGCAGAAGCAGGTGATCGAGCTCAAGGGTAGAAAAACGATAAATATCGTCATGAGCGAAGATACCGAGCTTCTGGATGAAGTTGTAGTTGTTGCTTACGGTGTACAGAAGAAAGTTTCCGTAACAGGTGCAATTTCCACCGTCAGCACAAAGGATTTAAGGGTCTCCACTTCTCCCAGCCTTGCAAACGCACTTGCTGGCCGTATCGCCGGTCTTACCTCAATGCAACGTGTTGGAGGACAACCGGGGGTGGACGATGCCACAATGTACCTACGCGGGGCAAGTAGGTAG
- a CDS encoding IS256 family transposase, which translates to MLLSKEQLSSVMAKHSERENGLHDLMEIMLESMMLAERREFLDQSKGNKGNGYRQGRSFGHGRVLEFRIPRDRYGNFHPKILALLRDQELECERLAGSLYCRGLTQGQVGEIFGEIYGEHYSKASISRMIDYLRSDVQEWLNRPLEGYYPIVLVDAIHIKIHRKRSVATEAFYVVLGVKEDKKREVLGIYNRPTESAAGWEDIFRDVQSRGAGHIGLLVSDGLTGLDSALSVVYPKTLLQRCVTHLKRNMLSKVRHGDKMELAEDLREVFRTGQKDYTKCEAWQNWTALCQKWGKDYRSIKRMGEDISYKYYFTYLQFHPRIQSMVYTTNWIERLNKDFRRVLKMRGAMPNEESVLVLIGKVAMDKDAYNRELPGIDRDKTLFPGE; encoded by the coding sequence ATGTTACTATCAAAGGAACAGCTTTCTTCCGTAATGGCCAAACATTCAGAGCGCGAAAACGGGTTACACGATTTAATGGAAATCATGCTTGAGAGTATGATGCTGGCAGAGCGTCGCGAGTTTTTAGACCAGTCAAAAGGTAACAAAGGGAATGGTTACCGTCAGGGTCGCAGTTTCGGGCATGGCCGTGTTCTGGAATTCAGGATTCCACGTGACCGTTACGGCAACTTCCATCCAAAGATTCTTGCATTGTTGCGTGACCAGGAACTGGAGTGCGAACGTTTGGCCGGCAGCCTTTATTGCAGGGGTTTGACCCAGGGGCAGGTCGGCGAGATCTTCGGTGAGATTTACGGTGAGCATTACAGCAAAGCCAGCATTTCGCGCATGATTGACTACTTGCGCTCCGATGTGCAGGAGTGGCTGAACCGTCCGTTGGAGGGTTATTACCCGATTGTATTGGTGGATGCCATCCATATCAAGATCCACCGTAAACGTTCAGTAGCCACTGAGGCTTTCTATGTGGTCCTGGGGGTGAAAGAGGACAAGAAGCGTGAGGTGCTGGGTATTTACAACCGCCCCACGGAGAGTGCCGCGGGCTGGGAAGATATCTTCCGGGATGTCCAAAGTCGTGGGGCAGGTCATATAGGACTGCTGGTAAGCGACGGGCTGACAGGCCTGGACTCGGCCCTGTCGGTCGTTTATCCGAAGACCCTGCTGCAGCGGTGCGTCACCCATTTGAAGCGCAACATGCTCTCCAAAGTGCGCCATGGTGACAAAATGGAGCTGGCGGAGGATTTACGCGAAGTGTTCCGTACGGGCCAGAAAGACTACACCAAGTGCGAAGCCTGGCAAAACTGGACGGCACTTTGCCAAAAATGGGGAAAGGATTACAGGAGCATCAAAAGGATGGGGGAGGATATTTCCTACAAATATTACTTCACCTATCTGCAATTCCACCCCCGTATCCAGTCAATGGTCTACACCACAAATTGGATAGAGCGGCTTAACAAGGACTTCCGGCGCGTATTGAAGATGCGAGGGGCAATGCCCAATGAGGAGTCGGTACTGGTACTCATCGGTAAAGTGGCGATGGACAAGGATGCTTATAACAGGGAATTACCCGGTATTGACAGGGACAAGACGTTGTTCCCCGGTGAGTGA